In a single window of the Chelonia mydas isolate rCheMyd1 chromosome 8, rCheMyd1.pri.v2, whole genome shotgun sequence genome:
- the CXXC5 gene encoding CXXC-type zinc finger protein 5 isoform X2, whose product MSNPGAPQDAGNKPNMLDRNNPEDSQPPVNSERRNKSGIISEPLNKSLKKSRPLSHYSTFSSSSSVSEHSEKGTSLANGNEATTVDKSHSTSKHKNISSMLSKSDRASEISSEGQISLQQFAQSTDMLKRVVQEHIPLPNDHGTGISDMEAVSAAETMNSPSDFPYLGAFPINPGLFIMTPAGVFLAESALHMAGLAEYPMQNELASAINSGKKKRKRCGMCPPCRRRINCEQCSSCRNRKTGHQICKFRKCEELKKKPSAALEAATAKRRKSPPQDKSSCIVTEPQRH is encoded by the coding sequence ATGTCTAATCCTGGTGCCCCTCAAGACGCTGGTAACAAGCCCAACATGTTGGACAGAAATAACCCAGAGGACTCGCAGCCCCCTGTTAACTCCGAGAGGAGGAACAAAAGTGGGATCATAAGTGAACCTTTGAACAAAAGTCTTAAGAAATCGCGTCCACTCTCCCATTACTCcaccttcagcagcagcagctcggtAAGCGAACATTCAGAGAAAGGAACCTCCTTAGCTAATGGCAATGAAGCCACAACTGTGGATAAAAGTCACTCTACCTCAAAGCACAAAAATATCTCTAGTATGCTGAGCAAATCAGACAGGGCGTCAGAAATCTCATCAGAAGGACAGATCAGCCTACAACAGTTTGCTCAGTCTACAGATATGCTCAAAAGAGTGGTACAGGAGCACATTCCTTTACCAAATGACCACGGGACTGGTATCTCTGATATGGAAGCGGTCTCAGCTGCAGAGACAATGAACAGCCCATCTGATTTTCCTTACCTGGGGGCTTTTCCCATAAACCCAGGCCTTTTCATTATGACCCCTGCTGGCGTGTTTCTGGCAGAGAGCGCGCTCCATATGGCTGGCTTGGCAGAGTACCCAATGCAGAATGAATTGGCATCTGCCATCAATTCTGGGAAAAAGAAACGGAAAAGATGTGGCATGTGCCCTCCGTGCCGAAGACGGATAAACTGCGAGCAGTGCAGCAGTTGTAGGAATCGCAAAACTGGCCACCAGATTTGCAAATTCCGAAAATGTGAGGAACTCAAAAAGAAGCCGTCTGCAGCGCTGGAG
- the CXXC5 gene encoding CXXC-type zinc finger protein 5 isoform X3, which produces MSNPGAPQDAGNKPNMLDRNNPEDSQPPVNSERRNKSGIISEPLNKSLKKSRPLSHYSTFSSSSSVSEHSEKGTSLANGNEATTVDKSHSTSKHKNISSMLSKSDRASEISSEGQISLQQFAQSTDMLKRVVQEHIPLPNDHGTGISDMEAVSAAETMNSPSDFPYLGAFPINPGLFIMTPAGVFLAESALHMAGLAEYPMQNELASAINSGKKKRKRCGMCPPCRRRINCEQCSSCRNRKTGHQICKFRKCEELKKKPSAALEKVMLPTGAAFRWFQ; this is translated from the coding sequence ATGTCTAATCCTGGTGCCCCTCAAGACGCTGGTAACAAGCCCAACATGTTGGACAGAAATAACCCAGAGGACTCGCAGCCCCCTGTTAACTCCGAGAGGAGGAACAAAAGTGGGATCATAAGTGAACCTTTGAACAAAAGTCTTAAGAAATCGCGTCCACTCTCCCATTACTCcaccttcagcagcagcagctcggtAAGCGAACATTCAGAGAAAGGAACCTCCTTAGCTAATGGCAATGAAGCCACAACTGTGGATAAAAGTCACTCTACCTCAAAGCACAAAAATATCTCTAGTATGCTGAGCAAATCAGACAGGGCGTCAGAAATCTCATCAGAAGGACAGATCAGCCTACAACAGTTTGCTCAGTCTACAGATATGCTCAAAAGAGTGGTACAGGAGCACATTCCTTTACCAAATGACCACGGGACTGGTATCTCTGATATGGAAGCGGTCTCAGCTGCAGAGACAATGAACAGCCCATCTGATTTTCCTTACCTGGGGGCTTTTCCCATAAACCCAGGCCTTTTCATTATGACCCCTGCTGGCGTGTTTCTGGCAGAGAGCGCGCTCCATATGGCTGGCTTGGCAGAGTACCCAATGCAGAATGAATTGGCATCTGCCATCAATTCTGGGAAAAAGAAACGGAAAAGATGTGGCATGTGCCCTCCGTGCCGAAGACGGATAAACTGCGAGCAGTGCAGCAGTTGTAGGAATCGCAAAACTGGCCACCAGATTTGCAAATTCCGAAAATGTGAGGAACTCAAAAAGAAGCCGTCTGCAGCGCTGGAG